The Hordeum vulgare subsp. vulgare chromosome 7H, MorexV3_pseudomolecules_assembly, whole genome shotgun sequence DNA window GTGCCTATCTGCAGTTTGGTAGTATTGCATACATGCATGTACATATAATAATCATTGAAATAACAAATAAGCAATATCATCTTTGATTGATGCTCACCGGCGGAAAATTATGGTGTAGCTTGTGGTATTTTTATCTTGTGGCGATGTTGTCTTTCCCTGTAATTTGTTTCTCCCCCATCACTTTGTTGGTTTACTAACGGTGTTTTATGTGTCTTTGCTTTTCATTCCAGGGACCCCTCAGATATTCCTTGGGGCAACTTTGGAGCTGAATACGTTGTTGAATCATCTGGTGTTTTTACAACAGTTGAGAAAGCTTCAGCACATTTGAAGGTTCACCTTCTCATTTTTGGACTATGTGTAATATCCTGGAAAAAATTTCATTTAGATACAACAAAAATGTTGAGATTCCATTGTGTCACTTAAATAGGGGGGTGCAAAGAAAGTGGTCATATCTGCTCCATCAGCCGATGCTCCCATGTTTGTGGTTGGTGTAAATGAGAAGAATTACGACCCTAGCATGGATGTCGTCTCTAATGCAAGTTGCACCACCAACTGTCTTGCTCCTGTTGCCAAGGTTACCCCCTTTATCATTTCATTTGTTATATTAGACAGAATATGTTTAATATCTTGCAAAATAGTGTTGACAGTTGCCTTACTGATGATTCTTATGTTTATTGTTTGCAGGTTGTCCACGAGGAGTTTGGCATTCTTGAAGGCCTAATGACAACTGTCCATGCCACAACAGGTTGTCTTTCTCCATCTTAATACTCTACTTGTCATGGGCTGAGGGGTTCATCAGTGCTCTTACATACCGAGTTGTAATTTGGCTGTAATGTAATAATTTTATTTGATGTGTTCAGCCACACAAAAGACTGTTGATGGTCCTTCGATGAAGGACTGGAGGGGAGGACGCGGGGCTGGTCAAAACATCATCCCTAGCTCTACGGGTGCAGCAAAGGTTATATTTGGTCGATGAGAAAGAACAAAATGTTTCGTTGTTGCAGGTTTCTTATGTTGAACTTCTTTCTTTGATATCAGGCTGTTGGAAAGGTCCTTCCAGCTTTAAATGGAAAGCTCACTGGCATGGCCTTCCGGGTTCCTACACCTAACGTATCCGTTGTTGATCTGACCTGCCGGCTTGAGAAAAACGCATCGTATGAAGATGTGAAAGCAGCTATCAAGTATGTACACCAATCTAATAGTTGTTCTCACActttattatcttgctggttgtacgcCCTTTTCCATCAGTGCCTTGCTCTGTTCTTTCTGACCAAGTCAACTGCTCATTAACTTTATTATTCCAAGCTCTCTTTATTGGTATAGTATGTGATATTTTGGCTGTAAGTATTTATAGCGTTACTCCTGTAGCTTGTTACTCTATAAACTAAAGTTAGAGGATTTGATCAATGTGATCAGAGAACAAATTGCACTGTACAGACAACTAGCTTTTCCTTAAGGGTACAATAGTTGCCAGGATGCTGAAGGTTAATATTGAAATAGCACTTGGGAAGAAATATATAACGATGTGCCTGCCCTGGTACCAACTGAATCCATGTACATACTATCTGTGCCGTTTGATCATGGTAATGGAGAAGTAGGTCTCACAGCTTACAAAAACAGAGAAACAGGGTAAGTGTACATTGgttgaaattttgatgtgaattaaggccaatttgttttcctaaatAAATGAGTGTAAATATGCCACTGTTTCTTGAACTTTGTATTAGCATTATCCTGTGAAAAATTCTCAGTCCAACAATATGCTTACTCAACTCTGAAAAAAATGCTTAACCATTTTTTCAGGGAAGCATCAGAAGGTCCGCTTAAGGGTATTTTAGGCTACACAGACGAGGATGTTGTTTCAAACGATTTTGTTGGTGACACAAGGTAAGTATTTGTGTCTGTTGCCATGAAATTGTTACGAGCTGCTGGGAACTCGGGAGTTGCTAAATATCTCTATACCGCAGGTCAAGCATCTTTGATGCCAATGCTGGTATGGGTCTAAGTTCATCTTTCATGAAGCTCGTCTCCTGGTATGACAACGAGTGGGGCTACAGGTAAATGTCCACTTAACCAGTTCAAGCTTTTAATTTATTGCACATCTTCAGTGTACCTGAATATGATGTTAtgttttcttgatccagcaaccgTGTCCTGGATCTGATCGGGCACATGGCTCTTGTCAACGCTTGATGATGATGCCTCGATTACTATTTAGTGCAGAAGGTCTCCTCGCGTAGTGTAGGAAAATTAAGGCTGCAATTTTGATGGCCATTCTCGTATCCTGGAATAATATTTCTGTGCGATGAAAACAATCAAATCAATCGGCGTCGACTTGAAGCTGTAGAACGCTCATGCTGGTCTGTAAAACCCCATAACTGAATCGCTGTGGGTGGGCAAGAAACCCAATCTCCGACTCGTCGAGTCATAGCGTTGTTACTTTGACCTTGTGGTGGTATCCGTGTTTTGTTTCCACCTTCAGGGAGGATAggaaatgatgatgatgatgatgactcttTTGTTTGTGGTCTAAAGTTTTTGCAATGCCATGTTGCTTATTGCGCTTTGACACGCAGTTGAGAGGATCCTGGATCTGAATTTCCCATCCGGATGATATGATAGCAATTCAGGAAAGGCGTTCCGGATTTCAGATCCTGATGATAGGCATTCGGATGCCGATTGGGCGGACTCCGGTGACCGGCAGTGTCACCGTCCTCATCACATCTCATTCCTGCCTTGCCGTCAAGTGGGGCCTCTCCGGTGGAGGGGCATCACATACGGCGGCCCCCAAGATAACCCTGCGAATCACATCCAAATTCTCCTACTACTTTACCGTGTCATCTGTTCTGACGGTGACTTCAGTGCCTGTCACGTTCATATCTCCACGGCTAGTAGCTCAATGTCGCATTCCCCGTGCACTCGCACAATGGATGCATGGCTAAGATCTAAAGTTAATCTTTTTTGAAGAAGTCCTCTAAACTATTAACTGCACTTGGCAACAACAGTGCAAATATTTTCAAATGTAACAAAAAGTACAAATAGGTACATAAATTACCTATCGACGACTACATGCACTTAGCAAGCCGAATGTatgtcgttgtcatcatcctttcctcatcaTAGCCAAAAAAAAAACTTTGTTGCAGACAGATGAAAAAGCACCATGCTAAGGCTCCAAAGCACCAGCACATCGGAATAGCAACCGTCGTCGACAATGAGAAGGGTAAATCGAAAGAGCCATACATGAGCAAAAACAAGGGCGATCGGATCCAGATGGGTTCGTCGGAGACGAACGCCGACGAATCTAAGCAGATACACTGAGACCAATGCCAATGGGATCCAAGAAGATCCATCGAAGACTCGGTAGCACACACCGTTGGCCAAAGCAGGGATAGATAGGGAGGTCATTATTGCAGCCGCCTCGCCACCCCAACCACACACTAAAAATACGTAAAATGTATACGGTTCCTCCCAACGGGCGGGGAGCAATGCCCACCGCACCTCCAAGTCAATTATGGCCACCGGAGGTGGGCCGGATCGACCGTGGTGCCGGCGAGGGCTTGTTACTTGTTGACGTgacattttcaaaaataaaagtaaatatggGTCATCTGTTTATCAGTTGCAAGCTTTAATAGATTTTTTGGTCCGCACTATTCACATCTGACGGCTCCTGATTATCTCCTGCCGTTTTTCATGTTCATCTTATTTATAGTGAAACAAGTTGAGAAGAGGTTGTTAATAATAGATTGCCCGGGGAATAGGTAAAATAAATTTCCATCCAAGATTTAATAACTGATTCATTCTCATCCTCGGTAAAGTCCATCTATAGAAATGAAGAGAAGTAAATAAGCTTTAGTTAATGTAAATAAATATACCCATTGTCATTTTCAAAATTCCAACTGTTTtatatatttgaaaaaaaaagtATAGAGGATAGAACCCTCCCACGACCGCTGGCCTACCCCCTCCCCCCACCCATGGGCCACGGCCGAGGGCGCTGCTGCACACGCCTCGCCGTTCCGGCCTCTCCGTAGTGTTGCCGCCTCCCCAATAGTCCCCCTAAACCCTGATACGATCTGTGTCGACGGCGACCTCCCTTGCACCCAAACCCCATCAACCTCTCACTCCCCTTCACCGATAACGATGATGTCCTGTTGTCCCCGCCTGGAGTCGCTCCTGGCTCGGCCTAGCCGGCATCCCCATGCATCGCTCACACTCGCTGCGGCGTCCTTGTCTCTTCCCCCGGTGCTTCGCCGAAAATTGGCCGATGAGGATTGAAATTTCACTCAAGTGATGAAGAGCAAATGTGAAGTTGGAATTGACTCGTGAGAGAATACACAGTAATATAATGTTAAACGCATGGTGGTCTTTTATtggcaaaaatgaaaaaaagctcTCATGATGGCCAGCCAGCAAAGCAAACCATCAAAACATGTTATGGCCGGAACCCGACATAGTAGAAAGAGAAGTAGTATCATCACACGGCGTTCAGGACTTGCATGTCG harbors:
- the LOC123408573 gene encoding glyceraldehyde-3-phosphate dehydrogenase GAPCP2, chloroplastic-like → MASLSLSLRASASASSAGSRAAAAIKASCVRSKVTCSFPSVGATSSPARSIEPVRATATQAPPATPSSSSGEKTKVGINGFGRIGRLVLRIAIDRDDIEVVAVNDPFIDAKYMAYMFKYDSTHGPFKGTITVLDESTLEINGKKVSVTSKRDPSDIPWGNFGAEYVVESSGVFTTVEKASAHLKGGAKKVVISAPSADAPMFVVGVNEKNYDPSMDVVSNASCTTNCLAPVAKVVHEEFGILEGLMTTVHATTATQKTVDGPSMKDWRGGRGAGQNIIPSSTGAAKAVGKVLPALNGKLTGMAFRVPTPNVSVVDLTCRLEKNASYEDVKAAIKEASEGPLKGILGYTDEDVVSNDFVGDTRSSIFDANAGMGLSSSFMKLVSWYDNEWGYSNRVLDLIGHMALVNA